The following are from one region of the Siniperca chuatsi isolate FFG_IHB_CAS linkage group LG21, ASM2008510v1, whole genome shotgun sequence genome:
- the nprl3 gene encoding GATOR complex protein NPRL3 isoform X4 encodes MIVQANADPSVISCMHNLSRRIAIALQHEERRCQYLTREAKLMLAVQDEITTMTETDGSPQSPFRQILPKCKLARDLKEAYDSLCTTGVVRLHINNWLEVSFCLPHKIHRIGGNYIPPEALERSLKAIRPYHALLLLESEKALLSQLPLDCSPAMVRLIKTCSAVKNLQQLAQDADLALLQIFQIAAHLVYWGKAIIIYPLCENNVYMLSPHANICLYSPLAERFAQQFPGHDLPSMLAKFSLPVSLAEFRNPLEAPAQEAQLIQMVVWMLQCRLLIQLHTYVCLLVPPSEDEPGLRDEDPPLAARVGGRSLSTPSALSFGSPTSSDDMTLTSPSMDNSSAELLPGGDSPLNKRMTETLLASLSEHERQVILNIPAAQNPEDLRMFARLLHYFRGHHHLEEIMYNENMRRSQLKTLFDKFRSVLVVTNHEDPIISIFQSPTE; translated from the exons ATGATTGTACAG GCGAATGCTGACCCGTCCGTCATCAGCTGCATGCACAACTTGTCACGCCGCATCGCAATAGCCCTGCAGCATGAGGAGCGGCGCTGCCAGTACCTGACCAGAGAGGCTAAACTGATGCTGGCCGTCCAAGATGAGATTACCACCATGACTGAGA CGGATGGAAGCCCCCAGTCCCCATTTAGACAAATTCTTCCCAAATGTAAGCTGGCCAGGGACCTGAAGGAGGCTTATGACAG CCTTTGTACAACTGGTGTGGTGCGACTACATATTAACAACTGGCTTGAGGTGAGCTTCTGTTTACCACACAAGATCCACCGGATTGGTGGCAACTATATCCCCCCAGAGGCATTAGAGCGCAGTCTTAAGGCTATAag ACCCTATCatgccctgctgctgctggaaagtGAGAAGGCATTGCTGAGCCAGCTTCCTCTGGACTGCTCGCCTGCGATGGTGCGCCTCATCAAAACCTGCTCAGCAGTGAAAAACCTGCAGCAACTCGCACAGGATGCTGATCTGGCCTTACTTCAG ATTTTTCAAATTGCTGCTCACTTGGTTTACTGGGGCAAAGCGATCATCATCTACCCACTGTGTGAGAACAACGTCTACATGCTGTCTCCTCATGCCAACATCTGCCT ATACTCACCGTTGGCTGAGCGGTTTGCCCAGCAGTTTCCTGGTCATGATCTGCCCTCCATGTTAGCAAAGTTTTCACTGCCTGTGTCACTGGCCGAGTTCAGAAACCCCCTGGAAGCTCCTGCACAGGAG GCCCAGCTGATCCAGATGGTGGTGTGGATGCTCCAGTGCCGCCTGCTGATCCAACTGCACACTTACGTCTGCCTGTTGGTACCGCCCAGCGAGGATGAGCCTGGGTTGAGGGATGAAGACCCTCCACTGGCGGCCCGAGTAGGAGGCCGCAGTCTCAGCACCCCTAGCGCTCTCAGCTTCGGTTCCCCAA CCAGCAGTGATGACATGACCCTCACCAGTCCCAGTATGGACAATTCTAGTGCAGAGTTACTCCCTGGTGGAGACTCTCCGCTCAACAAGAGGATGACAGAGACGCTGCTTGCCAGCTTGTCAGAGCACGAGAGGCAGGTTATTCTTAACATCCCTGCTGCACAAAATCCAGAGGATCTACGGATGTTTGCCAG GCTGCTTCACTATTTCCGGGGACATCACCACCTGGAAGAGATTATGTACAATGAGAACATGAGGCGCTCACAGCTCAAGACACTGTTTGACAAGTTCCGCAGTGTCCTTGTGGTGACCAACCATGAGGATCCCATTATTTCAATCTTTCAGTCACCCACAGAGTag
- the LOC122868549 gene encoding hemoglobin embryonic subunit alpha, with product MSLSAKDKGAVKAFWAKVSGKAEDIGSDALSRMLVVYPQTKTYFSHWKDLSPGSAPVKKHGQTVMSGVADAVSKIDDLTAGLLNLSELHAFTLRVDPANFKILSHNILVVMAIMFPNDFTPEVHVAMDKFLAALARALSEKYR from the exons ATGAGTCTCAGTGCTAAGGACAAGGGCGCAGTCAAGGCCTTCTGGGCTAAAGTGTCTGGAAAGGCGGAGGACATCGGCTCTGATGCTCTTTCCAG GATGCTGGTGGTGTACCCGCAGACCAAGACCTACTTCTCCCACTGGAAGGACTTGAGCCCCGGCTCTGCCCCGGTGAAGAAGCACGGACAGACTGTGATGTCTGGAGTTGCAGATGCTGTGTCCAAAATCGACGACCTGACTGCGGGTCTTCTGAACCTCAGTGAGCTGCATGCCTTCACTCTGCGAGTGGACCCTGCTAACTTCAAG ATTCTCTCTCACAACATCCTCGTGGTCATGGCCATCATGTTCCCCAACGACTTCACCCCTGAGGTCCATGTGGCTATGGATAAGTTCCTGGCTGCACTGGCTCGTGCCTTGTCTGAGAAATACCGATAA
- the mpg gene encoding DNA-3-methyladenine glycosylase produces the protein MALRKRKTLALTVAAAPEKVNKRKNRTDFKLNGSPAKLKEPIQCENVQSAETERSHYFTNNDLQHRLGEEFFNQSCISLAKAFLGKVLVRRCADGTELRGRIVETEAYLGGEDKASHSAGGKRTERNTAMFMKPGTIYVYPIYGIYLCMNVSSEGEGAALLLRSLEPLQGQPTMRQLRAARRKEGARQLKDKELCNGPSKLCQALDIPRCFDRRDLASDPEVWLERDPNTNPAEPNDIVSAPRIGIESHGEWAKKPWRFYLRGHPCVSVVNKEAERQSMSANVMNDLGPSDVQSDTGQHNVKRT, from the exons ATGGCACTTAGAAAAAGAAAGACGCTAGCATTGACAGTAGCAGCAGCAcctgaaaaagtaaataaacgTAAAAACAGGACGGATTTTAAACTAAACGGTTCACCTGCCAAGCTGAAGGAGCCCATTCagtgtgaaaatgttcaaagtGCTGAAACGGAGCGAAGCCATTATTTCACCAATAATGACCTGCAGCACAGACTGGGAGAGGAGTTTTTCAACCAATCTTGCATCAGTTTGGCCAAAGCATTCCTCGGCAAA GTGTTGGTCCGCAGGTGTGCAGATGGTACTGAGCTGCGGGGGAGAATAGTGGAAACTGAAGCCTATCTTGGAGGGGAGGATAAAGCCTCACACTCAGCAGGAGGCAAACGTACTGAGAGAAACACAGCCATGTTCATGAAGCCTGGCACAATCTATGTGTATCCAATCTATGGCATCTACCTCTGTATGAATGTGTCTAGTGAAG GGGAGGGTGCTGCCCTGCTGCTGCGCTCCCTTGAGCCCCTGCAGGGTCAGCCCACCATGAGGCAGCTAAGGGCAGCCAGACGCAAAGAGGGAGCACGACAACTGAAGGACAAAGAGCTCTGCAACGGGCCTTCGAAGCTGTGCCAGGCTCTAGATATACCCCGCTGTTTTGACCGTCGAGACTTAGCCTCAGACCCAGAGGTGTGGCTGGAGAGGGACCCCAACACAAATCCAGCAGAACCCAACGATATAGTATCAGCACCACGCATTGGAATTGAGTCCCATGGGGAATGGGCCAAGAAGCCGTGGCGGTTTTATCTTCGTGGGCACCCCTGTGTTAGCGTAGTGAATAAAGAGGCCGAAAGACAGTCAATGTCTGCAAATGTAATGAATGATTTAGGTCCCTCAGATGTGCAGTCTGACACAGGACAGCACAATGTCAAAAGGACTTAA
- the nprl3 gene encoding GATOR complex protein NPRL3 isoform X2: protein MMFNPLAGLPDDRKSMYSQSQNSVYKTGDKTSPISVILVSSGSRGNKLLFRYPFQRVAECPSSLTAKQRSPYALNTTGDGLEDQDGDSRFSDIILATILATKSDICGKKFELKIDNVRFVGHPTLLQHPPIIQVSKTDPSPKREMPTMILFNVVFALRANADPSVISCMHNLSRRIAIALQHEERRCQYLTREAKLMLAVQDEITTMTETDGSPQSPFRQILPKCKLARDLKEAYDSLCTTGVVRLHINNWLEVSFCLPHKIHRIGGNYIPPEALERSLKAIRPYHALLLLESEKALLSQLPLDCSPAMVRLIKTCSAVKNLQQLAQDADLALLQIFQIAAHLVYWGKAIIIYPLCENNVYMLSPHANICLYSPLAERFAQQFPGHDLPSMLAKFSLPVSLAEFRNPLEAPAQEAQLIQMVVWMLQCRLLIQLHTYVCLLVPPSEDEPGLRDEDPPLAARVGGRSLSTPSALSFGSPTSSDDMTLTSPSMDNSSAELLPGGDSPLNKRMTETLLASLSEHERQVILNIPAAQNPEDLRMFARLLHYFRGHHHLEEIMYNENMRRSQLKTLFDKFRSVLVVTNHEDPIISIFQSPTE from the exons atgatgtTCAACCCATTAGCCGGGTTACCAGATGACAGAAAATCCATGTACAGTCAGTCACAAAATAGCGTGTACAAAACTGGCGATAAAACAAGCCCTATTAGCGTCATACTGGTTAGCTCTGGCAGCCGAGGGAACAAGCTACTTTTTCGATACCCTTTCCAAAGAGTGGCTGAATGTCCGTCATCTCTTACAG CAAAACAGCGAAGTCCATATGCACTGAACACAACCGGGGATGGCCTTGAAGATCAGGATGGTGATTCAAG GTTCTCTGACATCATCCTCGCCACCATCCTGGCCACCAAATCTGATATTTGTGGAAAGAAGTTTGAATTGAAGATAGACAATGTTCGATTTGTGGGTCACCCTACTCTCCTTCAGCATCCTCCCATCATTCAG GTTTCTAAGACAGATCCTTCCCCTAAGAGAGAAATGCCTACGATGATCTTGTTTAATGTGGTGTTTGCACTAAGG GCGAATGCTGACCCGTCCGTCATCAGCTGCATGCACAACTTGTCACGCCGCATCGCAATAGCCCTGCAGCATGAGGAGCGGCGCTGCCAGTACCTGACCAGAGAGGCTAAACTGATGCTGGCCGTCCAAGATGAGATTACCACCATGACTGAGA CGGATGGAAGCCCCCAGTCCCCATTTAGACAAATTCTTCCCAAATGTAAGCTGGCCAGGGACCTGAAGGAGGCTTATGACAG CCTTTGTACAACTGGTGTGGTGCGACTACATATTAACAACTGGCTTGAGGTGAGCTTCTGTTTACCACACAAGATCCACCGGATTGGTGGCAACTATATCCCCCCAGAGGCATTAGAGCGCAGTCTTAAGGCTATAag ACCCTATCatgccctgctgctgctggaaagtGAGAAGGCATTGCTGAGCCAGCTTCCTCTGGACTGCTCGCCTGCGATGGTGCGCCTCATCAAAACCTGCTCAGCAGTGAAAAACCTGCAGCAACTCGCACAGGATGCTGATCTGGCCTTACTTCAG ATTTTTCAAATTGCTGCTCACTTGGTTTACTGGGGCAAAGCGATCATCATCTACCCACTGTGTGAGAACAACGTCTACATGCTGTCTCCTCATGCCAACATCTGCCT ATACTCACCGTTGGCTGAGCGGTTTGCCCAGCAGTTTCCTGGTCATGATCTGCCCTCCATGTTAGCAAAGTTTTCACTGCCTGTGTCACTGGCCGAGTTCAGAAACCCCCTGGAAGCTCCTGCACAGGAG GCCCAGCTGATCCAGATGGTGGTGTGGATGCTCCAGTGCCGCCTGCTGATCCAACTGCACACTTACGTCTGCCTGTTGGTACCGCCCAGCGAGGATGAGCCTGGGTTGAGGGATGAAGACCCTCCACTGGCGGCCCGAGTAGGAGGCCGCAGTCTCAGCACCCCTAGCGCTCTCAGCTTCGGTTCCCCAA CCAGCAGTGATGACATGACCCTCACCAGTCCCAGTATGGACAATTCTAGTGCAGAGTTACTCCCTGGTGGAGACTCTCCGCTCAACAAGAGGATGACAGAGACGCTGCTTGCCAGCTTGTCAGAGCACGAGAGGCAGGTTATTCTTAACATCCCTGCTGCACAAAATCCAGAGGATCTACGGATGTTTGCCAG GCTGCTTCACTATTTCCGGGGACATCACCACCTGGAAGAGATTATGTACAATGAGAACATGAGGCGCTCACAGCTCAAGACACTGTTTGACAAGTTCCGCAGTGTCCTTGTGGTGACCAACCATGAGGATCCCATTATTTCAATCTTTCAGTCACCCACAGAGTag
- the nprl3 gene encoding GATOR complex protein NPRL3 isoform X3, giving the protein MLNFNKFTVQMCTPANADPSVISCMHNLSRRIAIALQHEERRCQYLTREAKLMLAVQDEITTMTETDGSPQSPFRQILPKCKLARDLKEAYDSLCTTGVVRLHINNWLEVSFCLPHKIHRIGGNYIPPEALERSLKAIRPYHALLLLESEKALLSQLPLDCSPAMVRLIKTCSAVKNLQQLAQDADLALLQIFQIAAHLVYWGKAIIIYPLCENNVYMLSPHANICLYSPLAERFAQQFPGHDLPSMLAKFSLPVSLAEFRNPLEAPAQEAQLIQMVVWMLQCRLLIQLHTYVCLLVPPSEDEPGLRDEDPPLAARVGGRSLSTPSALSFGSPTSSDDMTLTSPSMDNSSAELLPGGDSPLNKRMTETLLASLSEHERQVILNIPAAQNPEDLRMFARLLHYFRGHHHLEEIMYNENMRRSQLKTLFDKFRSVLVVTNHEDPIISIFQSPTE; this is encoded by the exons ATGTTAAATTTTAATAAATTCACAGTTCAAATGTGTACACCg GCGAATGCTGACCCGTCCGTCATCAGCTGCATGCACAACTTGTCACGCCGCATCGCAATAGCCCTGCAGCATGAGGAGCGGCGCTGCCAGTACCTGACCAGAGAGGCTAAACTGATGCTGGCCGTCCAAGATGAGATTACCACCATGACTGAGA CGGATGGAAGCCCCCAGTCCCCATTTAGACAAATTCTTCCCAAATGTAAGCTGGCCAGGGACCTGAAGGAGGCTTATGACAG CCTTTGTACAACTGGTGTGGTGCGACTACATATTAACAACTGGCTTGAGGTGAGCTTCTGTTTACCACACAAGATCCACCGGATTGGTGGCAACTATATCCCCCCAGAGGCATTAGAGCGCAGTCTTAAGGCTATAag ACCCTATCatgccctgctgctgctggaaagtGAGAAGGCATTGCTGAGCCAGCTTCCTCTGGACTGCTCGCCTGCGATGGTGCGCCTCATCAAAACCTGCTCAGCAGTGAAAAACCTGCAGCAACTCGCACAGGATGCTGATCTGGCCTTACTTCAG ATTTTTCAAATTGCTGCTCACTTGGTTTACTGGGGCAAAGCGATCATCATCTACCCACTGTGTGAGAACAACGTCTACATGCTGTCTCCTCATGCCAACATCTGCCT ATACTCACCGTTGGCTGAGCGGTTTGCCCAGCAGTTTCCTGGTCATGATCTGCCCTCCATGTTAGCAAAGTTTTCACTGCCTGTGTCACTGGCCGAGTTCAGAAACCCCCTGGAAGCTCCTGCACAGGAG GCCCAGCTGATCCAGATGGTGGTGTGGATGCTCCAGTGCCGCCTGCTGATCCAACTGCACACTTACGTCTGCCTGTTGGTACCGCCCAGCGAGGATGAGCCTGGGTTGAGGGATGAAGACCCTCCACTGGCGGCCCGAGTAGGAGGCCGCAGTCTCAGCACCCCTAGCGCTCTCAGCTTCGGTTCCCCAA CCAGCAGTGATGACATGACCCTCACCAGTCCCAGTATGGACAATTCTAGTGCAGAGTTACTCCCTGGTGGAGACTCTCCGCTCAACAAGAGGATGACAGAGACGCTGCTTGCCAGCTTGTCAGAGCACGAGAGGCAGGTTATTCTTAACATCCCTGCTGCACAAAATCCAGAGGATCTACGGATGTTTGCCAG GCTGCTTCACTATTTCCGGGGACATCACCACCTGGAAGAGATTATGTACAATGAGAACATGAGGCGCTCACAGCTCAAGACACTGTTTGACAAGTTCCGCAGTGTCCTTGTGGTGACCAACCATGAGGATCCCATTATTTCAATCTTTCAGTCACCCACAGAGTag
- the LOC122868540 gene encoding hemoglobin subunit beta-A-like, with the protein MVKWTDAERSAITALWGKIDVGEIGPQALTRLLIVYPWTQRHFSSFGNISTNAAILGNPKVAHHGKVVMGGLENAVKNMDDIKNAYAKLSVMHSEKLHVDPDNFRLLAECISVCVAAKFGRQFTPDVQEAWQKFLAVVVSALGKQYH; encoded by the exons ATGGTCAAGTGGACAGATGCCGAGCGCAGCGCAATCACAGCCCTGTGGGGAAAGATCGATGTGGGTGAAATTGGACCGCAGGCTCTTACCAG GCTTCTGATTGTGTATCCGTGGACTCAGAGGCACTTCTCATCATTTGGCAACATTTCCACCAACGCCGCCATCCTCGGAAACCCTAAGGTGGCCCATCACGGTAAGGTAGTGATGGGTGGGCTGGAAAATGCTGTGAAgaacatggatgacatcaagaaTGCTTACGCCAAGCTGAGCGTGATGCACTCTGAGAAGCTCCATGTGGATCCCGATAACTTCAGG CTTCTTGCTgaatgcatcagtgtgtgtgtggccgcCAAGTTTGGACGTCAATTCACCCCTGATGTCCAGGAGGCCTGGCAGAAGTTCCTGGCTGTGGTCGTCTCTGCCCTGGGCAAGCAGTACCACTGA
- the LOC122868543 gene encoding hemoglobin subunit beta-2 — MVEWTDFERATIQDIFSKMDYEVVGPAALSRCLVVYPWTQRYFGNFGNLYNAAAITGNPMVAAHGKVVLHGLDRAVKNMDNIKETYAELSVLHSEKLHVDPDNFKLLSDCLTIVVAGQLGKEFTGEVQAAFQKFLAVVVSSLGRQYH, encoded by the exons ATGGTCGAATGGACAGACTTCGAGCGCGCCACCATCCAGGACATCTTCTCCAAGATGGACTATGAGGTCGTGGGCCCTGCAGCTCTTTCCAG GTGTCTGGTCGTCTACCCCTGGACTCAGAGGTATTTCGGCAACTTTGGAAACCTCTACAACGCCGCTGCTATCACTGGAAATCCGATGGTTGCAGCTCACGGAAAAGTTGTCCTCCACGGTTTGGACCGGGCTGTGAAGAACATGGACAACATCAAGGAAACCTATGCCGAGCTGAGTGTGCTGCACTCCGAGAAACTGCACGTGGACCCTGATAATTTCAAG ctgctgtctgactgcctgaCCATTGTGGTTGCTGGTCAGCTGGGTAAAGAGTTCACTGGTGAAGTCCAGGCAGCTTTTCAGAAGTTCCTGGCCGTGGTGGTGTCCTCCCTGGGAAGGCAGTACCACTAG
- the LOC122868547 gene encoding hemoglobin subunit alpha-A yields MSLTGKDKSVVRSFWDKVSPKSGEIGAEALARMLTVFPQTKTYFSHWADLSPDSPQVKKHGAVIMGAIGDAVGKIDDLVGGLSSLSELHAFKLRVDPANFRMLSHNIILVLAMYFPGDFTPEIHVSIDKFLQNVALALSEKYR; encoded by the exons ATGAGTCTCACTGGAAAAGATAAGTCCGTGGTGAGGTCTTTCTGGGACAAAGTGTCCCCGAAGTCAGGCGAGATTGGAGCTGAGGCTCTGGCCAG GATGCTGACTGTATTCCCCCAGACCAAGACCTATTTTTCCCACTGGGCTGATCTGAGTCCTGATTCCCCTCAAGTGAAGAAGCACGGTGCAGTCATCATGGGAGCCATTGGAGACGCCGTCGGAAAGATTGATGACCTTGTTGGTGGTCTGTCCAGCCTCAGCGAGCTGCATGCCTTCAAGCTCAGAGTGGACCCGGCCAACTTCAGG ATGTTATCCCACAACATCATCTTGGTTTTGGCCATGTACTTCCCCGGAGATTTCACTCCAGAGATCCATGTCTCCATTGACAAGTTCCTGCAGAACGTGGCTTTGGCTCTGTCCGAGAAATACCGCTAA
- the nprl3 gene encoding GATOR complex protein NPRL3 isoform X1, translating into MMFNPLAGLPDDRKSMYSQSQNSVYKTGDKTSPISVILVSSGSRGNKLLFRYPFQRVAECPSSLTAKQRSPYALNTTGDGLEDQDGDSREQSPLTDEQLVAGFSDIILATILATKSDICGKKFELKIDNVRFVGHPTLLQHPPIIQVSKTDPSPKREMPTMILFNVVFALRANADPSVISCMHNLSRRIAIALQHEERRCQYLTREAKLMLAVQDEITTMTETDGSPQSPFRQILPKCKLARDLKEAYDSLCTTGVVRLHINNWLEVSFCLPHKIHRIGGNYIPPEALERSLKAIRPYHALLLLESEKALLSQLPLDCSPAMVRLIKTCSAVKNLQQLAQDADLALLQIFQIAAHLVYWGKAIIIYPLCENNVYMLSPHANICLYSPLAERFAQQFPGHDLPSMLAKFSLPVSLAEFRNPLEAPAQEAQLIQMVVWMLQCRLLIQLHTYVCLLVPPSEDEPGLRDEDPPLAARVGGRSLSTPSALSFGSPTSSDDMTLTSPSMDNSSAELLPGGDSPLNKRMTETLLASLSEHERQVILNIPAAQNPEDLRMFARLLHYFRGHHHLEEIMYNENMRRSQLKTLFDKFRSVLVVTNHEDPIISIFQSPTE; encoded by the exons atgatgtTCAACCCATTAGCCGGGTTACCAGATGACAGAAAATCCATGTACAGTCAGTCACAAAATAGCGTGTACAAAACTGGCGATAAAACAAGCCCTATTAGCGTCATACTGGTTAGCTCTGGCAGCCGAGGGAACAAGCTACTTTTTCGATACCCTTTCCAAAGAGTGGCTGAATGTCCGTCATCTCTTACAG CAAAACAGCGAAGTCCATATGCACTGAACACAACCGGGGATGGCCTTGAAGATCAGGATGGTGATTCAAG AGAACAATCTCCACTAACTGACGAACAGTTGGTAGCAGG GTTCTCTGACATCATCCTCGCCACCATCCTGGCCACCAAATCTGATATTTGTGGAAAGAAGTTTGAATTGAAGATAGACAATGTTCGATTTGTGGGTCACCCTACTCTCCTTCAGCATCCTCCCATCATTCAG GTTTCTAAGACAGATCCTTCCCCTAAGAGAGAAATGCCTACGATGATCTTGTTTAATGTGGTGTTTGCACTAAGG GCGAATGCTGACCCGTCCGTCATCAGCTGCATGCACAACTTGTCACGCCGCATCGCAATAGCCCTGCAGCATGAGGAGCGGCGCTGCCAGTACCTGACCAGAGAGGCTAAACTGATGCTGGCCGTCCAAGATGAGATTACCACCATGACTGAGA CGGATGGAAGCCCCCAGTCCCCATTTAGACAAATTCTTCCCAAATGTAAGCTGGCCAGGGACCTGAAGGAGGCTTATGACAG CCTTTGTACAACTGGTGTGGTGCGACTACATATTAACAACTGGCTTGAGGTGAGCTTCTGTTTACCACACAAGATCCACCGGATTGGTGGCAACTATATCCCCCCAGAGGCATTAGAGCGCAGTCTTAAGGCTATAag ACCCTATCatgccctgctgctgctggaaagtGAGAAGGCATTGCTGAGCCAGCTTCCTCTGGACTGCTCGCCTGCGATGGTGCGCCTCATCAAAACCTGCTCAGCAGTGAAAAACCTGCAGCAACTCGCACAGGATGCTGATCTGGCCTTACTTCAG ATTTTTCAAATTGCTGCTCACTTGGTTTACTGGGGCAAAGCGATCATCATCTACCCACTGTGTGAGAACAACGTCTACATGCTGTCTCCTCATGCCAACATCTGCCT ATACTCACCGTTGGCTGAGCGGTTTGCCCAGCAGTTTCCTGGTCATGATCTGCCCTCCATGTTAGCAAAGTTTTCACTGCCTGTGTCACTGGCCGAGTTCAGAAACCCCCTGGAAGCTCCTGCACAGGAG GCCCAGCTGATCCAGATGGTGGTGTGGATGCTCCAGTGCCGCCTGCTGATCCAACTGCACACTTACGTCTGCCTGTTGGTACCGCCCAGCGAGGATGAGCCTGGGTTGAGGGATGAAGACCCTCCACTGGCGGCCCGAGTAGGAGGCCGCAGTCTCAGCACCCCTAGCGCTCTCAGCTTCGGTTCCCCAA CCAGCAGTGATGACATGACCCTCACCAGTCCCAGTATGGACAATTCTAGTGCAGAGTTACTCCCTGGTGGAGACTCTCCGCTCAACAAGAGGATGACAGAGACGCTGCTTGCCAGCTTGTCAGAGCACGAGAGGCAGGTTATTCTTAACATCCCTGCTGCACAAAATCCAGAGGATCTACGGATGTTTGCCAG GCTGCTTCACTATTTCCGGGGACATCACCACCTGGAAGAGATTATGTACAATGAGAACATGAGGCGCTCACAGCTCAAGACACTGTTTGACAAGTTCCGCAGTGTCCTTGTGGTGACCAACCATGAGGATCCCATTATTTCAATCTTTCAGTCACCCACAGAGTag